From the genome of Devriesea agamarum, one region includes:
- a CDS encoding tyrosine-type recombinase/integrase produces the protein MFTYTPHWRGLLDTWTTWLIAADRSPETVRLRRYHLSRLINDLNTERPHDVTASDIAAFLASYPWAPSTRRSYRASIRQFFHWAHTNGHIPTDPTRTLLPAPPPRHIPHPAPDDIILQAVLSSPPRTRLMLLLAAEAGLRRAEIARIHIRNLDATSRNLHITGKGRRDRVIPISDRLYHALQDHIHDAHITGWLFPSPTLPGPIGAIRVGELVSEALPSPWTCHSLRHRFATVTYQTCHDLLLVQQLMGHAKPETTAGYIALDTHSAAEVIARISLSP, from the coding sequence ATGTTCACATATACACCGCACTGGCGCGGCCTTCTCGACACCTGGACAACCTGGCTGATCGCCGCAGACCGCAGCCCCGAAACCGTACGCCTTCGCCGCTACCACCTCAGTCGCCTCATCAACGACCTCAACACCGAGCGCCCCCACGACGTCACCGCCAGTGATATCGCCGCGTTTCTCGCCAGCTATCCATGGGCACCCAGTACGCGACGCAGCTACCGCGCCTCCATACGCCAGTTCTTCCACTGGGCCCACACCAACGGACACATTCCCACCGATCCAACCCGCACACTCCTACCCGCTCCACCACCGCGACACATCCCCCACCCCGCCCCAGATGACATCATTCTCCAGGCCGTCCTATCCTCCCCGCCTCGCACCCGGCTCATGCTCCTCCTAGCCGCAGAAGCTGGGTTACGACGCGCCGAAATCGCTCGCATCCACATACGAAACCTTGATGCCACCTCCCGTAACCTCCACATCACCGGCAAAGGCCGACGCGACCGAGTCATCCCCATTAGCGACAGGCTCTACCATGCCCTCCAAGACCACATCCACGACGCCCACATCACCGGATGGCTCTTCCCCAGCCCGACCCTACCCGGCCCCATCGGTGCTATCCGCGTGGGTGAACTCGTCTCCGAAGCCCTCCCCTCACCGTGGACCTGTCATTCATTGCGCCACCGGTTTGCGACCGTCACCTATCAAACCTGTCACGACCTGTTATTGGTCCAGCAGCTCATGGGCCATGCAAAGCCCGAGACCACCGCGGGATATATTGCCTTAGATACCCACAGTGCAGCAGAGGTGATCGCGCGGATCTCTCTCAGTCCCTAA
- a CDS encoding DUF6036 family nucleotidyltransferase, with the protein MNRTGGSLGAGELRELLTALSERLAERGVQAQLFVVGGAAMALAYDNTRLTRDVDALFVPTPEVREVAADLGVERGLDEDWLNDAAKGFMPGSDSAPKTVFRSDSLVIQVPSPEYLLAMKLYASRGDRDIDDAARLFNLAGYTEADEAVALLGRMYPSSMLLPRHRYITEEVASRAAQIRPAAQASTPRADLDVVSPVSPPSPSTDGPRM; encoded by the coding sequence ATGAACAGGACGGGTGGATCGCTAGGCGCTGGAGAGCTTCGTGAGTTGTTGACTGCACTGTCAGAGCGCCTTGCTGAGCGCGGTGTCCAGGCGCAGTTGTTTGTTGTTGGTGGTGCTGCGATGGCTTTGGCCTACGACAACACTCGGTTAACTCGTGATGTGGATGCTCTGTTTGTGCCCACGCCTGAAGTTCGTGAGGTGGCGGCTGATCTTGGCGTAGAGCGCGGGCTGGATGAGGATTGGCTAAACGATGCGGCTAAGGGGTTCATGCCTGGCAGTGACAGCGCGCCAAAGACAGTTTTCAGGTCAGACTCGCTGGTGATTCAGGTTCCCTCACCGGAGTACCTGCTTGCGATGAAACTGTATGCGTCCCGGGGTGACCGAGACATTGACGATGCTGCTCGATTATTTAACTTAGCTGGGTACACCGAGGCGGATGAAGCGGTGGCACTGCTTGGGCGAATGTATCCGTCTTCCATGCTCCTTCCCCGGCATCGGTACATCACTGAGGAAGTGGCTAGTCGGGCTGCTCAGATTCGACCTGCAGCGCAGGCTTCGACTCCTCGTGCTGATCTTGATGTGGTATCGCCGGTTTCTCCACCGTCGCCTTCAACGGATGGCCCGAGAATGTAA
- a CDS encoding TetR/AcrR family transcriptional regulator encodes MVGETQKQQNARVGRPRKPATDASINDAVLALLAKSGYAGLTFHRVATQAKVTRPTVYRRANSKVALVVNALIDKYGIDPVPDTGGVREDLLALQQSQVRLYTDRAFQEALPGVLVDIRSDPAALDSWVHGFVKPRRLSVASAVERGIQRGEITADVDVEWVCEVLTGPILSTAFLRGVAAIPEAIVAETVDLVLLRFGQEK; translated from the coding sequence ATGGTGGGCGAAACACAGAAGCAGCAGAACGCGCGTGTAGGCCGGCCCCGAAAGCCGGCGACTGACGCATCGATTAATGACGCTGTGCTCGCTCTTCTGGCTAAGAGTGGTTACGCGGGGCTAACTTTTCACCGAGTGGCTACTCAAGCTAAAGTGACCCGGCCTACCGTCTATCGTCGCGCAAACAGCAAAGTCGCACTTGTTGTCAACGCGCTAATCGACAAATACGGGATAGATCCTGTTCCTGACACGGGAGGGGTAAGAGAAGATTTACTTGCACTTCAGCAATCGCAGGTTCGCCTTTACACCGATCGCGCTTTCCAAGAAGCCCTGCCTGGAGTCTTGGTCGATATCCGTTCCGATCCAGCCGCACTGGATTCGTGGGTGCACGGCTTTGTGAAGCCACGTCGACTCAGCGTTGCCTCCGCTGTCGAACGAGGCATACAGCGAGGTGAGATTACGGCTGACGTCGACGTGGAATGGGTGTGTGAGGTACTCACTGGCCCGATACTGAGCACTGCGTTCCTTCGCGGAGTTGCCGCTATACCTGAAGCTATCGTGGCTGAGACAGTGGATCTTGTCTTACTGCGGTTTGGTCAGGAAAAGTAA
- a CDS encoding carboxymuconolactone decarboxylase family protein, whose product MSRAASPEPVYSTQGQEQIERLGSQQLVQTVASTSPNLAQLLVNNALGGVLGRPDLDSRTRELLAVAMLAALGSEREYLAVHADAALRAGASPEELAEVATQVATFAGFPAALRALEVVRESITEAGGGLPVARSARAVVTSFFDHLNTGDVDKALSLISDDAVWLIPGDADLLPWAGTHRGRQEIRSFYAQLEAESIAEELNLGPVVGHGNLVFVRGEFSYTFPRTKGSYSGVFVIVFTVEEGLIQRYEMHEDSLGLARGYQNEQ is encoded by the coding sequence ATGTCTAGAGCCGCCTCGCCCGAACCCGTCTACTCCACTCAAGGCCAGGAACAGATCGAGAGACTTGGTTCTCAACAGCTGGTTCAAACTGTGGCTTCAACCAGCCCGAACTTGGCTCAACTACTGGTTAACAACGCTTTAGGTGGCGTGCTGGGCCGCCCTGATCTCGACTCCCGCACCCGCGAGCTCTTGGCTGTCGCAATGCTCGCGGCTTTAGGTAGCGAGAGAGAATATCTCGCCGTGCATGCTGATGCAGCGCTTAGAGCGGGCGCGTCGCCGGAAGAACTCGCCGAAGTAGCTACACAAGTAGCTACCTTTGCTGGATTTCCCGCCGCTCTTCGAGCTCTTGAAGTAGTTCGCGAATCAATCACCGAGGCAGGTGGCGGCCTTCCAGTAGCACGCTCAGCCCGCGCCGTTGTTACGTCATTTTTTGACCACCTCAACACTGGTGACGTAGATAAGGCACTTTCCTTGATCAGTGATGACGCAGTCTGGCTCATTCCCGGAGATGCAGATCTACTCCCTTGGGCCGGCACGCATAGGGGGCGTCAAGAAATTCGTAGCTTCTATGCTCAACTCGAAGCGGAATCCATCGCCGAAGAACTGAACCTGGGACCTGTCGTTGGGCACGGCAACTTAGTTTTCGTCCGTGGGGAATTTTCCTACACCTTTCCGCGCACGAAAGGATCCTATTCAGGCGTCTTCGTCATCGTGTTCACGGTCGAAGAGGGCTTGATTCAACGATATGAAATGCATGAAGACAGCCTCGGTTTAGCGCGTGGTTACCAGAACGAACAGTGA
- a CDS encoding NUDIX hydrolase, translating into MNVSSSANGFNSTINDGAPEVLARGMIHDSHGRLLLVRHRRRDWWFAPGGHLERGESVSVALQRELQEEAELPLMAQSVRVL; encoded by the coding sequence ATGAACGTAAGTAGCTCAGCAAACGGTTTCAACTCCACGATAAATGATGGAGCACCCGAAGTTCTTGCCCGAGGGATGATCCACGATTCTCATGGTCGACTACTGTTGGTACGACATCGCCGTCGTGACTGGTGGTTCGCCCCGGGTGGACATCTAGAGCGAGGCGAATCTGTCTCCGTAGCTCTTCAACGAGAACTGCAAGAAGAAGCAGAATTACCGCTCATGGCCCAAAGCGTACGAGTTCTCTAG